From one Leifsonia soli genomic stretch:
- a CDS encoding glycoside hydrolase family 43 protein — protein sequence MTRHWGPVWEGYFADPFVLRLPDGGYVAYGTHPGSEADRVFEALRSPDLVRWESAGAVLDRVDDRLGADYWAPEVAYAHGAYWMYYSVGRGIDGHHLRVAHAESPVGPFRDLGVDLTPDELFAIDAHPFQDDDGRWYLFFARDVLDHERPGTHLAVAPLAEGMTSLAGPPVPVLAPDADWQLYERDRLIHGRRFDWHTLEGPAVLRRGERYWLTYSGGAWTGPGYAVGVASSAHPLGPWKHVHQPALLASGGDLRGPGHNSLTVAPDGTDVIAFHSWNESATARQLHLGALRVEHDVRVEPSIRR from the coding sequence GTGACCCGGCACTGGGGTCCGGTCTGGGAGGGGTACTTCGCCGACCCGTTCGTGCTGCGCCTCCCCGACGGCGGGTATGTCGCGTACGGCACCCACCCGGGCAGCGAGGCCGACCGCGTGTTCGAAGCGCTGCGCTCGCCCGACCTGGTCCGGTGGGAGAGCGCGGGGGCCGTGCTGGACCGTGTCGACGATCGGCTCGGGGCCGACTACTGGGCCCCCGAAGTCGCCTACGCGCACGGCGCCTACTGGATGTACTACTCCGTCGGACGCGGGATCGACGGCCACCACCTGCGGGTGGCGCACGCGGAGTCGCCGGTCGGGCCGTTCCGCGACCTCGGCGTCGACCTGACGCCGGACGAGCTGTTCGCCATCGACGCGCACCCGTTCCAGGACGACGACGGGCGCTGGTACCTCTTCTTCGCGCGCGATGTGCTCGACCACGAGCGCCCGGGCACCCACCTCGCCGTCGCGCCCCTGGCCGAGGGGATGACGTCCCTGGCCGGCCCGCCCGTCCCGGTGCTCGCCCCGGATGCCGACTGGCAGCTGTACGAGCGCGACCGCCTCATTCACGGCCGCCGCTTCGACTGGCACACGCTCGAAGGGCCGGCGGTGCTGCGTCGCGGCGAACGGTACTGGCTGACGTACTCCGGCGGTGCGTGGACCGGCCCCGGCTACGCCGTCGGCGTCGCGAGCTCCGCGCATCCCCTCGGCCCGTGGAAACACGTCCACCAGCCGGCACTGCTGGCGAGCGGCGGCGACCTGCGCGGTCCCGGCCACAACTCGCTCACTGTCGCACCGGACGGCACGGACGTGATCGCCTTCCACTCCTGGAACGAGAGTGCGACGGCGCGCCAGCTGCACCTGGGCGCACTGCGGGTGGAGCACGATGTCCGCGTGGAGCCGAGCATCCGCCGTTAA
- a CDS encoding glycoside hydrolase family 43 protein — MAAAATAVIALAAALAGCSAGSGPSASPSTEIAPFQIDSDFPDPGALVVGDRVYAYATNTAAVNVQVATSSDMKTWTLSEQDALPQLPSWAVKGKTWAPGPAQLADGRFALYFTASDAASRFQCIGVAFADRPEGPFASTADKPLVCPVDEGGAIDASVAADGTGQRYLVWKNDGNCCGYDTWISAQPLSADGAALTGQPTRLIKQTESWEGTLVEAPVIVRHDDEYVLLYSANDYAGSSYVTGVATAKSLLGPYAKQKEPLLSTPGSKGRYLGPGGEDLVTFRGRDWMLFHSWDEAFAYRGMHAVPVTWKDGLPELAP, encoded by the coding sequence ATGGCCGCCGCCGCGACCGCGGTCATCGCTCTCGCGGCGGCGCTCGCCGGATGTTCGGCGGGATCCGGGCCGAGCGCGTCGCCGTCGACGGAGATCGCTCCGTTCCAGATCGACAGCGACTTCCCCGATCCCGGCGCGCTCGTCGTGGGGGATCGCGTGTACGCGTACGCGACGAACACCGCGGCCGTGAACGTCCAGGTCGCCACCTCCTCCGACATGAAGACCTGGACGCTGAGCGAGCAGGATGCGCTGCCCCAGCTGCCGTCGTGGGCCGTGAAGGGCAAGACCTGGGCTCCCGGCCCCGCGCAGCTCGCCGACGGGCGCTTCGCCCTCTACTTCACCGCATCGGATGCGGCCAGCAGGTTCCAGTGCATCGGCGTCGCCTTCGCCGACCGCCCGGAGGGCCCGTTCGCCTCCACGGCCGACAAGCCCCTCGTCTGCCCGGTGGACGAGGGCGGCGCGATCGACGCCAGTGTGGCCGCCGACGGGACCGGTCAGCGGTACCTCGTGTGGAAGAACGACGGCAACTGCTGCGGCTACGACACGTGGATCTCCGCTCAGCCGCTGTCGGCCGACGGCGCCGCTCTGACCGGACAGCCGACGCGGCTGATCAAGCAGACCGAATCGTGGGAGGGCACGCTCGTCGAAGCCCCCGTGATCGTGCGGCACGACGACGAGTATGTGCTGCTCTATTCGGCCAACGACTACGCCGGCTCCTCGTACGTCACGGGCGTCGCCACGGCGAAGAGCCTGCTCGGTCCGTACGCGAAGCAGAAGGAGCCGTTGCTCTCCACTCCCGGGTCGAAGGGCCGCTACCTCGGCCCCGGGGGCGAGGATCTCGTGACCTTCCGCGGCCGCGACTGGATGCTGTTCCACTCGTGGGACGAAGCGTTCGCCTATCGCGGCATGCACGCCGTCCCGGTGACGTGGAAGGACGGCCTGCCGGAGCTCGCCCCGTGA
- a CDS encoding carbohydrate ABC transporter permease yields the protein MTTTAPEKQTEQRPAPVRARRKQTPQVALRKSVLYAVLIVLALVVILPLLWILLTSFKTDGDAIRNPYSALPNPFSFDAYTTLSSGQQPVFRWFLNSLAAAALQTIIILVTASMAAYALARLEFWGKRIVFGLIVATLLVPPVIFLIPNYLIVQNLGWLDTIWAITIPGAASAFGVFFLRQFFVGLPAEIEEAARIDGAGDFRIFLQIVLPLARPALATLAVLSFLANWNDFLWPVYVLLSPENLTLQPGLSQLQGAYSTHYAIVMAGAVIASVPVLILFFFAQKQIVESVATSGVKG from the coding sequence ATGACGACGACCGCCCCCGAGAAGCAGACCGAGCAGCGACCGGCCCCGGTGCGCGCCCGGCGCAAGCAGACCCCGCAGGTCGCGCTCCGCAAGAGCGTGCTCTACGCCGTCCTGATCGTGCTCGCGCTCGTCGTGATCCTCCCGCTGCTGTGGATCCTGCTCACGTCGTTCAAGACGGACGGCGACGCGATCCGGAACCCGTACTCGGCTCTGCCGAACCCGTTCTCGTTCGACGCGTACACCACGCTGTCCAGCGGGCAGCAGCCGGTGTTCCGCTGGTTCCTCAACAGCCTCGCGGCGGCGGCGCTGCAGACGATCATCATCCTGGTGACCGCCTCCATGGCCGCGTACGCGCTGGCCCGGCTCGAGTTCTGGGGCAAGCGGATCGTCTTCGGCCTGATCGTCGCGACGCTGCTCGTGCCGCCGGTCATCTTCCTCATCCCGAACTACCTGATCGTGCAGAACCTCGGCTGGCTCGACACGATCTGGGCGATCACCATCCCGGGTGCGGCCAGCGCGTTCGGCGTGTTCTTCCTCCGGCAGTTCTTCGTGGGCCTTCCGGCGGAGATCGAGGAGGCGGCGCGGATCGACGGAGCAGGGGACTTCCGCATCTTCCTGCAGATCGTCCTGCCGCTGGCGCGGCCGGCGCTCGCGACGCTCGCGGTGCTGAGCTTCCTCGCGAACTGGAACGACTTCCTGTGGCCCGTCTACGTGCTGCTGAGCCCCGAGAACCTGACGCTGCAGCCCGGACTGTCGCAGCTGCAGGGCGCGTACTCCACCCACTACGCCATCGTCATGGCGGGCGCGGTGATCGCGTCGGTGCCGGTGCTCATCCTGTTCTTCTTCGCGCAGAAGCAGATCGTCGAGAGCGTCGCCACCAGCGGGGTCAAGGGGTGA
- a CDS encoding carbohydrate ABC transporter permease, with amino-acid sequence MTDTASIVAPRETGAPRPLRSGRARRPGAPRRTGVAYLFLAPFLILFVVFVLAPAVFGLWISLTNWSPFRVTQSFVGLKNYLDLFTPGSATSGDFWQSMSATGIFTLASVPFLLVIPLLVAVLLNQRIRAGAFFRGVFFAPYVLGVAVIGVIWKYLLDTQSGIINHLLGMIGLPDNLPWTVDTPWVWVTLAGVTVWWTMGFNTVIILAGLKGISPDLYEAAALDGAGAVRQFFSVTLPGLRPVMTFVITITILASANMFGQSFIITKGGPGNETRTAIMYIADQGLSQNNMAAASAMSYVLFAFLAIISIVNFRLQRERAEKSAS; translated from the coding sequence GTGACTGACACCGCTTCGATCGTGGCGCCCCGGGAGACCGGGGCGCCACGCCCGCTCCGCTCGGGCCGCGCCCGTCGCCCCGGCGCCCCGCGCCGCACGGGTGTCGCCTACCTGTTCCTGGCGCCGTTCCTCATCCTGTTCGTCGTCTTCGTTCTGGCGCCCGCCGTCTTCGGCCTGTGGATCAGCCTCACCAACTGGAGCCCGTTCCGGGTCACCCAGTCCTTCGTCGGGCTGAAGAACTACCTCGACCTCTTCACCCCCGGCAGCGCCACCTCCGGCGATTTCTGGCAGTCGATGTCGGCCACCGGCATCTTCACGCTGGCGAGCGTGCCGTTCCTGCTCGTCATCCCGCTGCTGGTCGCCGTGCTGCTCAACCAGCGCATCCGTGCCGGTGCGTTCTTCCGCGGCGTCTTCTTCGCGCCGTACGTGCTCGGCGTCGCCGTCATCGGCGTGATCTGGAAGTACCTCCTCGACACCCAGTCCGGCATCATCAACCACCTGCTCGGGATGATCGGCCTGCCCGACAACCTGCCGTGGACGGTCGACACGCCCTGGGTCTGGGTCACGCTGGCCGGCGTGACGGTCTGGTGGACGATGGGCTTCAACACCGTCATCATCCTGGCGGGGCTCAAAGGCATCAGCCCCGACCTCTACGAGGCCGCAGCGCTCGACGGCGCGGGTGCCGTCCGCCAGTTCTTCAGCGTGACGCTCCCCGGCCTCCGCCCGGTGATGACCTTCGTCATCACGATCACCATCCTGGCAAGCGCCAACATGTTCGGTCAGTCGTTCATCATCACGAAGGGCGGCCCGGGCAACGAGACGCGCACGGCGATCATGTACATCGCAGACCAGGGTCTCTCGCAGAACAACATGGCCGCCGCCTCGGCGATGAGCTACGTGCTCTTCGCGTTCCTGGCGATCATCAGCATCGTCAACTTCCGGCTTCAGCGGGAGCGGGCAGAGAAGAGCGCCTCATGA
- a CDS encoding ABC transporter substrate-binding protein, which yields MKKRFAARAIAVAVTAGLGLALTACGSSAGSGGAEVSSGTYDGPKVTISFWNGWTGGAAPVLVPKLIDKFNSEHKNIVVKDVPMEWADIARKMPLAVKAGKGPDVAVGHGDDIATYAAQGLVLKADSIVKSLGYQASDFPEGLLDAGKYNGGQYAVPWSVTPLGLYVNKDVLSAAGVDPNTIPQDKDSYLAALEKLKAAGVQGEWVDGYVFTGTFEFESLLWQFGGDLFDKDVTKATFNSEAGVKALTWMTDLIKQGYSPADVAQDGNINALIAGKTAFNWNGVWQTTNTAFDKLKWQAVAVPQIGDEKAVWSSSTHWMFMNNKGQDKNKTAAAATFVKWMNDNSADWPQTGELPAKNSVRDDPKLVQDYPNLKPFLDELKYAHYEPIAPGITTVEATITTAVNQAITGKKDPKQALDDAVAKADTLLKQNKEKYGD from the coding sequence ATGAAGAAGCGATTCGCCGCACGCGCGATCGCGGTGGCGGTCACCGCGGGCCTCGGGCTCGCGCTGACGGCCTGCGGAAGCAGCGCCGGGTCAGGGGGAGCGGAAGTCTCCTCCGGCACCTACGACGGGCCGAAGGTCACCATCAGCTTCTGGAACGGCTGGACGGGCGGCGCAGCCCCCGTGCTGGTGCCGAAGCTCATCGACAAGTTCAACTCCGAGCACAAGAACATCGTCGTCAAGGACGTCCCGATGGAGTGGGCGGACATCGCCCGCAAGATGCCGCTCGCGGTCAAGGCCGGGAAGGGCCCGGACGTCGCGGTCGGACACGGCGACGACATCGCCACCTACGCGGCTCAGGGTCTCGTCCTCAAGGCCGACTCGATCGTGAAGTCCCTCGGCTACCAGGCGAGCGACTTCCCGGAGGGCCTCCTCGACGCGGGCAAGTACAACGGCGGTCAGTACGCCGTTCCGTGGAGCGTCACCCCTCTCGGCCTCTACGTCAACAAGGACGTGCTGTCGGCGGCAGGCGTCGACCCGAACACGATCCCGCAGGACAAGGACTCCTACCTGGCGGCGCTCGAGAAGCTGAAGGCGGCGGGCGTCCAGGGCGAATGGGTCGACGGCTACGTCTTCACCGGCACGTTCGAGTTCGAGAGCCTGCTGTGGCAGTTCGGCGGCGACCTCTTCGACAAGGACGTCACCAAGGCGACGTTCAACTCCGAGGCCGGAGTCAAGGCCCTGACCTGGATGACCGACCTCATCAAGCAGGGCTACAGCCCGGCCGACGTCGCGCAGGACGGCAACATCAACGCCCTCATCGCCGGCAAGACCGCGTTCAACTGGAACGGGGTCTGGCAGACCACGAACACCGCGTTCGACAAGCTGAAGTGGCAGGCCGTCGCGGTGCCGCAGATCGGCGACGAGAAGGCCGTCTGGTCGAGCTCGACCCACTGGATGTTCATGAACAACAAGGGGCAGGACAAGAACAAGACCGCGGCCGCCGCGACGTTCGTCAAGTGGATGAACGACAACTCCGCCGACTGGCCGCAGACCGGTGAGCTCCCCGCCAAGAACTCGGTCCGCGATGACCCGAAGCTGGTGCAGGACTACCCGAACCTGAAGCCGTTCCTGGACGAGCTGAAGTACGCGCACTACGAGCCGATCGCCCCCGGCATCACCACGGTCGAGGCGACCATCACCACCGCGGTGAACCAAGCCATCACCGGCAAGAAGGACCCGAAGCAGGCGCTGGACGACGCTGTGGCGAAGGCCGACACGCTGCTGAAGCAGAACAAAGAGAAGTACGGTGACTGA
- a CDS encoding LacI family DNA-binding transcriptional regulator, with protein sequence MAVRLQDVAEHAGVSMKTVSNVVRNYAHVSPAMRERVQRAIDELGYRPNIMGRRLATGRTGLLALAFADVTLPYFAELARVVADEAERRGYRVLLEQTEGTIEGERAVVSAGESGLVDGMIFQPSVMNSAELAQSRTDIPLVVLGENAAPLTVDRIMIDNVEAAKAATEHLLALGRRRIAFAGHESARPTRTSKLRIAGYQQALEDAGITAEPELLISSISVSAGNAVRAVGAALDAGLRFDGLVCRDDLAAIGALRALQERGIRVPDDVAVTGWDNTPMTAVTYPSITSVAPDMRGLASRAVEMLLERVGGFDGMGRHELAPFSLVTRESAPALP encoded by the coding sequence ATGGCCGTCAGGCTGCAGGATGTGGCGGAGCACGCGGGCGTGTCCATGAAGACCGTCTCCAACGTCGTCCGCAACTACGCGCACGTCAGCCCGGCCATGCGGGAGCGCGTTCAGCGCGCGATCGACGAGCTCGGCTACCGCCCCAACATCATGGGACGACGGCTCGCCACCGGCCGCACCGGCCTGCTCGCGCTGGCCTTCGCCGACGTGACGCTGCCGTACTTCGCCGAACTCGCCCGCGTGGTCGCCGACGAGGCGGAGCGACGCGGCTACCGCGTCCTGCTCGAGCAGACCGAGGGGACGATCGAGGGCGAGCGCGCGGTCGTCTCGGCCGGCGAGTCCGGGCTGGTCGACGGCATGATCTTCCAGCCGAGCGTCATGAACTCCGCCGAGCTGGCCCAGTCGCGGACCGACATCCCGCTGGTGGTGCTGGGCGAGAACGCCGCACCATTGACCGTCGACCGCATCATGATCGACAACGTGGAGGCCGCCAAGGCGGCGACGGAGCACCTCCTGGCGCTCGGGCGGCGGCGCATCGCGTTCGCCGGGCACGAGAGCGCACGGCCGACGCGGACCTCGAAGCTCCGCATCGCCGGCTATCAGCAGGCCCTGGAGGACGCGGGCATCACCGCGGAGCCGGAGCTGCTGATCTCGAGCATCTCGGTCTCGGCGGGCAACGCCGTGCGCGCGGTGGGCGCGGCCCTCGACGCCGGGCTGCGGTTCGACGGCCTGGTCTGCCGCGACGACCTCGCCGCGATCGGCGCCCTGCGCGCCCTGCAGGAGCGCGGCATCCGCGTGCCCGACGACGTCGCGGTGACGGGATGGGACAACACGCCGATGACGGCCGTCACCTACCCGTCGATCACCTCGGTCGCGCCTGACATGCGGGGCCTGGCGTCGCGTGCGGTGGAGATGCTGCTCGAGCGCGTCGGCGGTTTCGACGGCATGGGCCGCCACGAGCTCGCGCCCTTCTCGCTCGTCACGCGCGAGAGCGCGCCCGCCCTTCCCTGA